One Aegilops tauschii subsp. strangulata cultivar AL8/78 chromosome 7, Aet v6.0, whole genome shotgun sequence genomic window carries:
- the LOC141026852 gene encoding uncharacterized protein has product MVFTDEYKGVEAHGNTKLHIIHTNDKKQMAISLAQYERHLSLQRHKIVGIDLEYNNEPEATQKPALFQLSIGNAQPVLLFQLSAAERCTIFDNFLANPRYTFAGFSIDSDKTRLERVNLEVANFVDI; this is encoded by the coding sequence ATGGTGTTCACCGACGAGTACAAGGGCGTGGAGGCCCACGGCAACACCAAGTTGCACATCATCCACACCAACGACAAGAAGCAGATGGCGATCTCCCTCGCGCAGTACGAGCGCCACCTCAGCCTCCAGCGCCACAAGATCGTCGGCATTGATCTTGAGTACAACAACGAGCCTGAAGCGACGCAAAAACCCGccctcttccaactctccatcGGCAACGCTCAGCCGGTGCTGCTCTTCCAACTGAGCGCCGCTGAAAGGTGCACCATCTTCGACAACTTCCTCGCTAACCCCAGGTACACCTTCGCAGGCTTCTCCATCGACAGTGACAAAACCAGGCTAGAGCGCGTCAATCTGGAGGTCGCCAACTTCGTCGACATCTAG